TGCCGGAGCGCCCATTGACACCTTCCGCCAGGTTCATCAGTCCGGGCGCGATGGTGGCTCCCTCCAGCCCTTCGGGCAACTGGACATTGATCTCGGTCCCCGCGTTGCGTGCATAGATGAAGCAGCGCAGGTTGACCTTCTTCTCGGGCTGATCGGGGAAGACATTGCTGGCGATAATCTCCACCGCCGCGCGCACGGGACCGGAACCAAGCACCTTGTGCTCGAAGGTCACGTGCCCCTCCCCCGCCGGACTCTGTACGGGGTATTCCTTGCCGTCGAGATAAATCGTCAGGCCGCCGAGGCCGCTGGTCTTGCCTACATGGAGCGCGTCGATGCCCCAGTCTTGCTCGGCGTGGTAGTTTACGTCGATGATCGGGTAGATCAACCGTTCCGCGCGCGGCTTGAGCTGCACCTGCTTGCCGAAGAAATCGAACTGGCCGGTGTAGAAGCGGAACGCGCCCGCGTCGGATTCCCAGGCGACATAGGCCGGGTTGTCGAGGACGGCGTTGGTGAGTTTGGGGTATTCCTGAGAAGCATCACCCTCGGGCATGTAGTACACATGGAAGGTCGTCTTTCCCGACGCGGGAACGTCGGAGACGAAAGTCAGCTCCTCCTTCCCATCATGGCCCCAGTTGTCCATCTGATGCGCAAGCACCCGCCAGTCTACCCGGCGGTCCCCATGAACCACGGCGCAGTCTCTACCGTTGAAGTCCGCCGCCTGCGCACGAAGCGAGTCCACGTCGATGGCCACGGGTCGGTCCTGCAACACGGGGACACTCGCGAGACTGCCGTGGTCACCGATCACGAGGGTAACCCGCTTCGTATACGTCTTCCCATTCAAGGTCAACGCCGGAATCGCCTTCGGGTCCCGCTTCAGGCTGGCGACCTTTGCGAGTTCCTTCGCCGCGCCGGCATAGTCGCCGGCGCTGTAGGCCTTATCCACCTTCTCCCAGCCCAACTTCTCGCCCAATGCGGCCTTTGCGGCAACGAAGACTTTGTCCCGCGCCAGCTCTACGTAAAAGCGAGCACCAGCGGGGGTATTGCGGATTCGCTGACCGATTTCGGTCTCGGGGTGAACATCCGCGAGGGGGCCGCTGAAGTAGTCGATGACGGCCTGCGCGTCGGCGGGCGTTGAGCCCAGGGCCTCCGTGGCGGTGTCGATGAAGTGCTGGCCGTCTTTCAGTGCCCTTTCGATGGCGGGCTTGTAGACGCCGGGCAGTGCTTCGAATTCGAGGGCGTAGGTCTTGTCGCCGGGCTTCAGCATCTGGCGAATGTCAATGGCGCCGTCCGCGTTCACGTCGATGGCGCGGGTATCGAGCTGGCCGTCGCCATCTTCGTCTTTCCAGGTCTGGGCGGCATCGAGCACGCCATCCAGATTGAAATCGATGTCCATGTAACCGTACTCGGCCCCCATGAGGTGGAGGCGCTGATCGACTTCATCAAAGTACAGCGCCAAAGGCGACGCGGGCTTCGCGGTCACTTCCACGCGCTTGTTGAAGGGCGACGAGGGCGGACCGCCGACCTGTTCGAAGTCGCCGTGCTTGGATTTGGCGTTGAGGATGCCCTCCCACCGCTCGTGGGGATCCTGCTCGGGTTTCTCGTCCGTGTTGCTGTTGATCTCGTCCCACGTGAGCATGGCCTTGCCCCACTTTGCCTGCTGGCCGAATTCCTTCGTCTTGTTCCAGGGCAACAGGGGCAGGGTATCCACGCCGCGAATGTTCAGCGCCTCCGTGTGCCATGC
The Candidatus Hydrogenedentota bacterium genome window above contains:
- a CDS encoding DUF4861 family protein; the protein is MRPYLPCAYLALLLPIFAAASVARAQEDAVGSPKNTIVFERIFGKSRLIAPERIAEVKALPAGEKLALDTNGDGQTDEAWYIDTAYRHDKEIILVRAVDEDGDFDKTGRPDTDSDLYFFDWDADGYIDVVADYVDDDGDNDVDQMGLYYNKNWQDQKDDMTVWWAMDIGDDNLLWYDVNGTYYQPLCQWRTHFSGDELFYQFRLTVDDEKWVNVWEDPFAFYDPDGDQASEVVVRVSAVGEAVKNLRYSIDADDDAYGRDTHNYDFSVTALPPAEGLSSAAWHTEALNIRGVDTLPLLPWNKTKEFGQQAKWGKAMLTWDEINSNTDEKPEQDPHERWEGILNAKSKHGDFEQVGGPPSSPFNKRVEVTAKPASPLALYFDEVDQRLHLMGAEYGYMDIDFNLDGVLDAAQTWKDEDGDGQLDTRAIDVNADGAIDIRQMLKPGDKTYALEFEALPGVYKPAIERALKDGQHFIDTATEALGSTPADAQAVIDYFSGPLADVHPETEIGQRIRNTPAGARFYVELARDKVFVAAKAALGEKLGWEKVDKAYSAGDYAGAAKELAKVASLKRDPKAIPALTLNGKTYTKRVTLVIGDHGSLASVPVLQDRPVAIDVDSLRAQAADFNGRDCAVVHGDRRVDWRVLAHQMDNWGHDGKEELTFVSDVPASGKTTFHVYYMPEGDASQEYPKLTNAVLDNPAYVAWESDAGAFRFYTGQFDFFGKQVQLKPRAERLIYPIIDVNYHAEQDWGIDALHVGKTSGLGGLTIYLDGKEYPVQSPAGEGHVTFEHKVLGSGPVRAAVEIIASNVFPDQPEKKVNLRCFIYARNAGTEINVQLPEGLEGATIAPGLMNLAEGVNGRSGNVLSVWGRQGDDIGEIGLALALDGSAKPTVQQLDVERRAVCKPDGNRFRYWILGGWRRGAQYPTSYGAENWQREADVWARQITATLKVAVK